From a region of the Ascaphus truei isolate aAscTru1 unplaced genomic scaffold, aAscTru1.hap1 HAP1_SCAFFOLD_1474, whole genome shotgun sequence genome:
- the PACSIN3 gene encoding LOW QUALITY PROTEIN: protein kinase C and casein kinase substrate in neurons protein 3 (The sequence of the model RefSeq protein was modified relative to this genomic sequence to represent the inferred CDS: deleted 1 base in 1 codon): MAEEGPGGGPAGGSFWETGNYRRTVKRVEDGNRLCNDLVTCFRDRAKIEKSYAQQLTDWSCKWRSSIEKGPQYGTLEKAWHAFLTAADTLSEIHMELRNQLWDQDSGKTRDWQKEAYHKPMIGGLRETRDAEEGFSKAQKPWVKKLKDVEMTKKRYHAARKNERAAETRENHSKADATVSQEQLRKLQERVEKCNQEAAEGKALYEKTLEELNRYNPRYMEDMEQVFESCPGGRAEAPVLLLKEVLLDLHKHLDLSSKESFHALYRDLHHGIQAAEDQQDLKWWRNTHGPGMAMDWPQFEEWSPETHRAISKKERTGKNVEEVTLTSILPARDGLATGTPTQQLNRGFAYTDEDHDFYATLADNRRSDAGKDNVSEWSEDESPKKSLDSNGREVSQVEGVRVRALYDYTGQETDELSFTAGEEFVMMGEEDDQGWCTGRLLSGRVGLYPANYVENAVS, translated from the exons ATGGCTGAGGAGGGGCCTGGCGGGGGGCCGGCGGGGGGCAGCTTCTGGGAG ACCGGGAATTACCGCCGCACTGTCAAACGAGTTGAGGACGGAAACCGCCTGTGTAACGACCTGGTCACCTGCTTCAGGGATCGCGCCAAGATCGAGAAGAGCTACGCGCAGCAACTGACAGATTGGAGCTGCAAATGGAGAAGCTCCATAGAGAAGG gGCCGCAGTACGGTACCCTGGAGAAGGCCTGGCACGCGTTCCTCACCGCCGCAGACACTCTGAGTGAGATCCACATGGAACTGCGCAATCAGCTGTGGGACCAGGACAGCGGGAAGACGCGGGACTGGCAGAAGGAGGCGTATCACAAGCCGATGATTGGTGGCCTGCGAGAGACCCGCGACGCAGAGGAGGGGTTCAGCAAGGCCCAAAAACCTTGGGTGAAGAAGCTGAAAGAT gtgGAGATGACAAAGAAGCGATACCACGCGGCCCGCAAGAACGAGAGAGCAGCGGAGACCCGCGAGAACCACTCCAAGGCGGACGCCACCGTGTCGCAGGAACAGCTGCGCAAGCTGCAGGAGCGCGTGGAGAAGTGCAACCAGGAGGCCGCGGAG GGGAAGGCGCTGTATGAGAAGACGCTGGAGGAGCTGAACCGC TATAACCCGCGTTACATGGAGGACATGGAGCAGGTGTTTGAGAGCTGTCCAGGAGGCCGAGCAGAAGCGCCTGTGCTTCTTCTCAAGGAGGTTCTGCTGGATCTGCACAAGCACCTGGACCTCTCCAGCAAGGAGAG CTTCCACGCTCTGTACAGAGATCTTCACCATGGGATCCAGGCAGCGGAAGACCAGCAGGACCTGAAGTGGTGGCGGAACACGCACGGGCCCGGGATGGCCATGGACTGGCCCCAATTTGAG GAATGGTCCCCAGAGACGCACCGAGCGATCAGCAAGAAGGAGCGCACCGGTAAGAACGTGGAGGAAGTGACTCTCACCAGCATCCTGCCCGCACGTGACGGACTGGCGACTGGGACGCCCACCCAACAGCTGAACAGAGG GTTTGCGTACACCGATGAAGACCATGATTTCTATGCCACTCTGGCGGACAACCGACGCTCAGA TGCTGGGAAGGACAACGTATCTGAGTGGTCGGAAGACGAGAGTCCAAAAAAGTCGTTGGACAGTAACGGTCGGGAGGTGTCACAGGTAGAGGGCGTGCGTGTGCGAGCTCTGTATGATTACACGGGACAGGAGACTGACGAGCTGAGCTTTACGGCAG GAGAGGAGTTCGTAATGATGGGCGAGGAAGATGACCAGGGCTGGTGCACGGGGCGGCTCCTCTCAGGCAGAGTCGGACTTTATCCCGCTAACTACGTGGAGAACGCCGTGTCCTGA